One Anolis carolinensis isolate JA03-04 chromosome 4, rAnoCar3.1.pri, whole genome shotgun sequence DNA window includes the following coding sequences:
- the sdcbp gene encoding syntenin-1 yields the protein MSLYPSLEDLKVDKVIQAQTSFASNPANPAILSEASAPAFQDGNLYPRLYPELSQYMGLSLNEEEIQRNMTVVPAVHSQEIVARPSALNCMVAPVTGNDVGIRRAEIKQGIREIILCKDQDGKIGLRLKSVDNGIFVQLVQANSPASLSGLRFGDQILQINGENCAGWSSDKAHKVLKQVPGERISMIARDRPFGRTITMHKDSTGHVGFIFKNGKITSIVKDSSAARNGLLTEHNICEINGQNVIGLKDSQIADILSTAGNVVTITIMPSQIFEHMIKRMASSVMKSLMDHSIPEV from the exons ATGTCTCTATATCCTTCCTTGGAAGACCTGAAGGTAGACAAAGTAATTCAG GCCCAGACATCTTTTGCTTCAAACCCAGCTAATCCAGCAATTCTATCTGAAGCCTCAGCACCTGCCTTTCAAGATGGAA ATTTATATCCCAGATTGTATCCTGAACTTTCCCAGTATATGGGTTTAAGCCTGAATGAAGAAGAGATACAGAGAAACATGACAGTGGTTCCTGCTGTACATTCTCAGGAA ATTGTTGCAAGACCTTCTGCACTGAATTGCATGGTTGCTCCTGTCACCGGAAATGATGTTGGAATTCGTCGAGCAGAAATCAAGCAAGGAATCCGTGAAATAATCTTATGTAAAGATCAGGATGGAAAAATTGGTCTTCGGCTTAAATCAGTGGACAAT GGTATATTTGTCCAGTTGGTTCAGGCAAATTCTCCGGCATCACTGTCTGGCCTGCGGTTCGGGGACCAGATTTTGCAGATTAATGGTGAAAACTGTGCAGGGTGGAGTTCTGATAAAGCCCATAAAGTTTTGAAGCAAGTTCCTGGAGAAAGAATTTCAATGATTGCTCGTGACAG GCCTTTTGGGCGAACTATTACCATGCATAAGGACAGCACAGGACATGTTGGCTTcattttcaaaaatggaaaaataacatCAATAGTGAAAGACAGCTCTGCTGCTAGAAATGGACTTCTGACTGAACACAACATCTGTGAAATCAATGGACAGAATGTAATTGGCCTCAAG GATTCTCAAATTGCAGACATCTTGTCAACAGCTGGAAATGTAGTGACCATCACCATTATGCCTTCTCAGATCTTTGAACACATGATTAAGAG GATGGCTTCAAGCGTTATGAAAAGCTTGATGGATCACAGTATCCCCGAGGTTTAA